The following coding sequences are from one Paenibacillus sp. FSL R5-0912 window:
- a CDS encoding DUF6954 family protein, producing MRWIIYILFTILYVLTTLYGLGPVLLADASFRERMLTLAIVLLVYAGITWWLRSMLKRLGRR from the coding sequence ATGAGATGGATCATCTATATTTTATTTACCATACTCTATGTCCTGACAACGCTATATGGGCTGGGGCCGGTGCTGCTGGCTGACGCATCGTTCCGGGAGAGGATGCTGACACTGGCCATTGTACTGCTGGTCTATGCCGGAATTACCTGGTGGCTGCGCAGTATGCTGAAGCGGCTGGGCAGACGTTGA
- a CDS encoding NusG domain II-containing protein produces the protein MKRGDFIMILVVLLAAGSIYGYKWFSNHNEHYAQGDLKAVITVNGKAYKTVILTKEEQIIDIRTKFGHNTLKVFDYGIQMTYSDAPLTIALDMGFISRPKQQIICIPARLLVEVVNPDSSIDDDDALDAVI, from the coding sequence ATGAAACGTGGCGATTTCATTATGATCCTGGTCGTATTGCTTGCCGCCGGTTCCATTTACGGCTATAAGTGGTTCTCGAATCACAATGAGCATTATGCACAGGGAGATCTGAAGGCTGTTATTACAGTGAACGGCAAGGCGTACAAGACGGTAATCCTGACCAAGGAAGAACAGATTATAGACATCCGTACCAAGTTCGGCCACAATACCCTGAAGGTGTTCGACTATGGGATACAGATGACTTACTCGGATGCTCCCCTGACCATTGCGCTGGATATGGGGTTCATCTCCAGGCCCAAACAGCAGATTATCTGTATTCCGGCCCGGCTTCTCGTTGAGGTCGTAAATCCAGATTCATCCATTGATGACGATGACGCGCTGGACGCAGTGATCTAG
- a CDS encoding LysE family translocator, giving the protein MNTCLALLSGLSFGFIIAAPVGPMSLLCMNRTLKSGFTAGLATGAGIALADAFYAVVTVASFRIVNDFTTMYALPLRLLGSLFLGYLGLKALWPGPAKGEPVTAAVRSGTTYSLLSAFLLTLANPATLLSFMALAASLGQAISASLLLPAGIALGSFAWWLLLSGMISLIRGRLSGSFSRFLSLGTAIILVLFSLYGSFTVLSTFWRQLL; this is encoded by the coding sequence ATGAATACATGCCTGGCCCTGTTAAGCGGTCTCAGCTTCGGCTTCATTATTGCCGCTCCTGTCGGCCCGATGTCTCTATTATGTATGAACCGTACACTGAAGTCCGGCTTCACTGCCGGTCTCGCTACGGGTGCCGGGATTGCACTGGCCGATGCCTTCTATGCGGTGGTGACCGTCGCCAGCTTCCGAATTGTGAATGATTTCACCACCATGTACGCCCTTCCGCTTCGACTACTCGGTAGCCTATTTCTCGGCTATCTGGGGCTGAAGGCGCTGTGGCCGGGTCCGGCCAAGGGAGAACCAGTAACAGCTGCCGTTCGCAGCGGAACAACCTATAGCCTGCTCTCTGCGTTCCTGCTGACTCTAGCCAATCCGGCAACACTTCTGTCCTTCATGGCGCTTGCCGCTTCGCTGGGCCAGGCAATCAGCGCCTCCCTGTTACTTCCGGCAGGTATTGCTCTGGGCTCCTTCGCCTGGTGGCTGCTGTTATCCGGCATGATCTCCCTGATCAGGGGCAGGCTGTCCGGCAGCTTCAGCCGGTTCCTGAGCCTGGGCACCGCAATCATACTGGTTCTGTTCAGCTTATACGGCAGCTTCACCGTATTGTCCACTTTTTGGAGGCAACTATTATGA
- a CDS encoding MDR family MFS transporter, with protein sequence MNLSATEAALQGGKPFSIKPLIPVLFALIAGMLLVMLDNTIMNVAIPELENVFHTSLKTIQWAITGYTLATSMVIPLAGWFSDRFTARRVFLVSILLFTIGSLLCAAAQSPAQLIVFRIMQGLGGGMVAPIGMALSFKIAPPERRGELMGFLAMPMLIAPLLGPVLSGWLLEYVNWHWIFLINLPIGLIAIYLGMKYLPVSEKGTSAKLDIWGMILSPLAFSSLVFGVHRGGAEGWADSYSLLPLAFGLVALSLFIVVELRQKEPLLELRSFRSFEFTKGIILVWINQIALFGSILLIPLYLQQVRGFSSLESGMMIIPQALVSFAGVIAGGRLLDKYGARIPVFSGLMLLSAALVLLSRLDSDTTIYAMIGSFALLGLGQGLTTMQLGTHVLKSAPKDLISRVTPLTTSAQQIVGSFAIAIISGLLSSNIAEHMSQAGSAAASAHTAAMVAGFHDTFLLPLSLALCGVVLSLFLRKQEHGSGR encoded by the coding sequence ATGAATCTATCCGCAACAGAAGCCGCCCTGCAAGGCGGCAAACCTTTTTCGATCAAACCGCTTATCCCTGTACTCTTCGCGCTCATTGCCGGAATGCTGCTGGTTATGCTGGACAATACCATCATGAATGTGGCCATACCTGAGCTGGAGAATGTATTTCACACCAGCCTAAAGACCATCCAATGGGCGATTACCGGCTACACGCTGGCCACCTCCATGGTCATTCCGCTCGCAGGGTGGTTCTCGGACAGATTCACCGCTAGGCGTGTTTTTCTTGTATCCATTCTATTGTTCACTATCGGCTCCCTGCTGTGTGCAGCAGCCCAGTCCCCGGCTCAGCTGATTGTCTTCCGGATAATGCAGGGTCTTGGCGGCGGCATGGTAGCTCCTATCGGCATGGCCTTATCCTTCAAAATCGCCCCGCCTGAGCGGAGAGGCGAGCTGATGGGCTTCCTCGCCATGCCCATGCTGATCGCTCCGCTGCTCGGCCCCGTGTTATCCGGATGGCTGCTCGAATACGTAAACTGGCATTGGATTTTCCTGATTAACCTGCCGATCGGTCTAATCGCAATCTATTTAGGGATGAAGTATCTTCCGGTCTCCGAAAAAGGAACCTCTGCCAAATTGGATATTTGGGGAATGATCCTCTCCCCGCTGGCCTTCTCCAGTCTCGTCTTTGGAGTGCACAGAGGTGGCGCAGAGGGTTGGGCAGACTCCTATTCATTGCTGCCGCTCGCCTTCGGCTTAGTTGCTCTGTCATTATTTATTGTTGTAGAGCTGCGACAGAAGGAGCCGCTGCTTGAGCTGCGCTCCTTCCGTTCCTTCGAGTTCACCAAAGGCATTATTCTGGTCTGGATTAACCAGATCGCGTTATTCGGTTCGATCTTGTTGATTCCTTTATATCTGCAGCAGGTTAGAGGATTCTCCTCCTTGGAATCCGGGATGATGATCATCCCGCAGGCGCTGGTCAGCTTCGCCGGGGTTATTGCTGGGGGCAGACTTCTCGACAAATACGGAGCACGGATTCCTGTATTCTCCGGTCTTATGCTGCTCTCGGCTGCACTCGTTCTTCTGTCACGGCTGGACAGCGATACGACGATCTATGCGATGATTGGATCCTTCGCCCTTCTGGGACTGGGCCAGGGTCTCACCACCATGCAGCTCGGCACCCATGTACTCAAGTCGGCACCCAAAGACCTGATCAGCCGGGTAACCCCGCTGACCACCTCCGCCCAGCAGATTGTCGGCTCCTTCGCCATTGCCATCATCTCCGGTCTGTTGTCTTCCAACATTGCTGAGCACATGAGCCAGGCCGGCTCCGCTGCAGCTTCTGCCCATACCGCAGCGATGGTTGCAGGGTTCCACGACACCTTCCTGCTTCCGCTGAGTCTGGCACTTTGCGGGGTTGTATTGAGCCTGTTCCTGCGGAAGCAGGAGCACGGGAGCGGGCGGTGA
- a CDS encoding ABC transporter permease: protein MMALIGKEMRMTLRSLVFYLFIIASVFFYFTSYATEETWGELGSPVISTPQNVGTIEHPYYGWKQPADTRDLAEQMRKEMGWNLDAGTSQKIRLGFPFKVKLSEKEKNALSAAISQLDEVLKNPDKYTMDEVYTIAESVNNQLGGKSIYQQGLGEFGSAIESVDEAIKAQEADLARYNAKVDAGELLPGAARYFSDYLSLPAGIFPVFLSAFLLLRDRSSRMNELIYSRRISPWVYVGSKFIAQGVMLSVIYLILAVIGGWQTVHSLGLTGQTGQAIVIFLGYTAWWLLPTLWISVAFGMFGSMLFRRGIVPIALQIIWWFVSVLPLLGSYGLNRLFIRFNSPNDYELYWKWTDEIALNRSFYLILSVLLAAGAAWLWERNRSRLDSAKTLSRKTAKGSVAASAAEALR, encoded by the coding sequence ATGATGGCACTGATCGGCAAAGAGATGCGCATGACGCTGCGCAGCCTGGTTTTTTATCTGTTTATTATCGCGAGCGTGTTCTTCTATTTCACCTCTTATGCTACGGAGGAAACCTGGGGCGAGCTGGGATCCCCGGTTATAAGTACGCCGCAGAATGTAGGTACTATTGAACACCCGTATTACGGCTGGAAGCAGCCGGCGGATACCCGCGATTTGGCCGAACAAATGAGGAAGGAAATGGGCTGGAATCTGGATGCCGGAACCAGCCAGAAGATCAGGCTGGGTTTTCCATTCAAGGTTAAGCTGAGCGAGAAGGAGAAGAATGCCCTGTCTGCAGCGATCTCCCAGCTGGATGAGGTTCTGAAGAATCCGGATAAATATACTATGGATGAGGTATACACTATCGCCGAGTCAGTGAACAATCAATTGGGCGGGAAAAGTATATACCAGCAAGGGCTGGGGGAATTCGGTTCTGCCATTGAGTCTGTTGATGAAGCCATAAAGGCGCAGGAAGCGGATCTTGCCCGCTATAACGCTAAGGTGGATGCAGGTGAATTGCTGCCCGGAGCCGCACGCTACTTCAGTGATTATCTCTCGCTGCCAGCAGGGATCTTTCCGGTCTTTCTGTCTGCCTTTCTGCTGCTCCGGGACCGCTCAAGCCGGATGAATGAATTGATTTACAGCCGCAGGATTTCGCCTTGGGTATATGTCGGTTCGAAGTTTATTGCACAAGGTGTCATGTTATCTGTGATCTACCTCATCCTGGCTGTCATCGGCGGCTGGCAGACCGTACATTCACTGGGGCTTACCGGCCAGACGGGACAGGCTATTGTAATCTTCCTTGGATACACAGCATGGTGGCTACTGCCGACGTTATGGATTTCCGTTGCCTTCGGGATGTTCGGCTCGATGCTGTTCCGCCGGGGGATCGTACCCATCGCCCTGCAGATTATCTGGTGGTTCGTGTCGGTACTGCCGCTGTTGGGCTCTTATGGGCTGAACCGGCTGTTCATCCGCTTCAACTCGCCTAATGACTACGAGTTATATTGGAAGTGGACGGATGAGATTGCACTTAACCGTAGCTTCTATTTAATACTCTCTGTATTATTGGCTGCAGGAGCCGCCTGGTTATGGGAAAGAAACCGCAGCCGGCTGGATTCAGCCAAGACACTGAGCAGGAAGACGGCTAAAGGTAGTGTGGCGGCATCTGCAGCGGAGGCGCTTAGATGA
- a CDS encoding Lrp/AsnC family transcriptional regulator: MDSLDYKIISAIMNNGRITWSELAGLLGLSSPATADRVRRLEEQGVITGYTALIDAESAGYGLAALIAVSLERPEHRQGFIELVMKLPEVQECHHTAGDDDYILKLRCRGTRDLDRIISEEIKGLPGIVRTRTTIILGTVKETPHVPLPPAERTP; encoded by the coding sequence ATGGATTCTTTAGATTACAAGATCATCTCGGCAATAATGAATAACGGCAGGATCACCTGGTCCGAGCTTGCCGGACTGCTTGGTCTGTCTTCTCCTGCCACTGCGGACCGGGTGCGGCGGCTGGAGGAGCAAGGTGTGATCACTGGGTATACAGCACTGATCGATGCTGAATCGGCCGGTTACGGATTAGCTGCGCTGATAGCCGTGTCCCTGGAGCGGCCGGAACACCGGCAAGGCTTCATAGAACTTGTGATGAAGCTGCCAGAGGTTCAGGAATGCCATCATACTGCCGGGGATGATGATTATATCCTAAAGCTGCGCTGCCGGGGAACGCGGGATCTGGACCGGATTATCAGCGAGGAGATCAAGGGCCTGCCGGGTATCGTGCGGACCCGCACTACGATTATCCTCGGAACGGTCAAAGAAACTCCGCATGTACCGCTGCCCCCGGCAGAACGCACACCATGA
- a CDS encoding TetR/AcrR family transcriptional regulator — MRIKNMQITEPNIITAAWELLDQIGIEDFSMRKLADLLHIQAPSLYWHFKSKQSLFQTLANEVAKEALQSAKLEGEWEEQLFQCVSMIRSVMIKYPCSAQLLMRTVPTEPDYLALINSLLQIVDHLPVSDSDKFSSIACLLNYVIAFELDKYEQRRVDTAMKKEAEGGAQGMFMDSLARLSGGGPNVVQRMHHNGLFRELGSDTMFRTGLKIIIAGIAKLAQQKA, encoded by the coding sequence ATGAGAATCAAAAATATGCAAATTACTGAACCCAATATAATTACAGCAGCCTGGGAGCTGCTTGACCAAATAGGCATTGAGGATTTCAGTATGAGGAAGCTGGCGGATCTGCTGCATATCCAGGCCCCGTCGCTGTACTGGCATTTCAAAAGCAAGCAGAGCCTGTTTCAGACGCTGGCCAATGAGGTGGCGAAGGAGGCCCTGCAGTCTGCTAAGCTCGAAGGAGAGTGGGAAGAGCAACTGTTTCAATGTGTATCGATGATCCGCAGCGTGATGATTAAGTATCCGTGTTCCGCCCAGCTGTTAATGAGAACGGTACCTACCGAGCCGGACTATCTGGCCTTAATCAACTCGCTTCTGCAGATCGTGGATCATCTTCCCGTCAGCGACAGCGACAAGTTTTCCTCGATTGCCTGCCTGCTGAATTATGTGATTGCTTTTGAACTCGATAAATATGAACAGCGCAGAGTCGATACAGCCATGAAGAAGGAAGCGGAGGGCGGAGCACAGGGAATGTTTATGGATTCGCTTGCACGTCTGTCCGGAGGAGGGCCGAACGTGGTGCAGCGTATGCACCATAATGGCTTATTCCGCGAGCTGGGTTCGGATACCATGTTCCGTACAGGCCTGAAAATAATCATTGCAGGAATCGCAAAGCTGGCCCAGCAGAAGGCATAA
- a CDS encoding ABC transporter ATP-binding protein, with product MELIINHLTKTYGNKQALQDISFRVGEGIHGLLGPNGAGKTTLMRLLATLLEPTSGTVEIGGVALKDKAQIRELVGYLPQEFAFYPGMTVVEAMDYLALLSGIAGRAERKRRIDNLLELVNLTEQRRTKVKALSGGMKRRLGVAQAMVHEPKLLIVDEPTAGLDPEERIRFRRLLSRFAEGRIVLLSTHVVEDVESTCEQMTVLHKGRLRYHGRIGDLTAAAAGRVWIAELDRVEWERDRDRFPVLSAVPEGRNMRVRVLADEQPYAGAQQTAPSIEDAYLHLMRREESFV from the coding sequence ATGGAGCTAATTATTAATCATTTGACCAAGACCTACGGAAACAAGCAGGCACTGCAGGATATCAGCTTCCGGGTGGGCGAAGGCATTCACGGCCTGCTCGGACCTAACGGAGCAGGTAAAACCACGTTGATGCGTCTGCTTGCCACCTTGCTGGAGCCTACCTCGGGAACGGTGGAGATTGGTGGAGTTGCCTTGAAAGATAAGGCCCAGATCCGCGAACTGGTTGGCTATTTGCCGCAGGAATTCGCCTTTTATCCGGGGATGACGGTAGTCGAAGCGATGGATTATCTGGCGCTGCTATCGGGCATAGCCGGCCGTGCGGAGCGGAAGCGGAGAATAGACAATCTGCTTGAGCTGGTTAACCTTACCGAGCAGCGCCGTACCAAGGTAAAGGCGTTATCCGGGGGGATGAAGCGCCGGCTCGGGGTCGCCCAGGCAATGGTGCATGAGCCGAAGCTGCTGATCGTGGATGAACCGACCGCAGGGCTGGACCCTGAAGAGCGGATCCGCTTCCGGCGGCTGCTCAGCCGGTTTGCCGAAGGCAGAATTGTTCTTTTATCCACGCATGTCGTTGAAGACGTAGAGTCCACCTGTGAGCAGATGACCGTGCTGCATAAGGGGCGTCTGCGTTATCACGGCAGAATAGGCGATTTAACTGCCGCCGCTGCCGGCCGTGTCTGGATAGCCGAGCTTGACCGGGTGGAGTGGGAGCGGGACCGCGACCGGTTCCCGGTACTGTCCGCTGTGCCGGAAGGAAGGAATATGCGGGTGCGGGTGCTGGCAGATGAACAGCCCTATGCAGGGGCACAGCAGACCGCGCCGTCGATTGAAGATGCTTATCTGCATCTCATGCGCAGGGAGGAATCCTTTGTATGA
- a CDS encoding RNA polymerase sigma factor: MAQRERRRRKTSGNGREHAEDPESEEAKDNSAEEEAVLVRFRDGSLEAFEWLVCKYRKPAVRFAYHLTGDYHTAEDLAQDCFAYLLVYPEKYDHRASFQTYLFTILRNKSIDSIRKRSRQRTLTAEESYNPENRRTQSGSPADRGGFESYGSVHTQGTDDPERLAIIREEDLEWRRRLHQMKPDYGQAVYLVDVGQMSYEQAAAVMRRNMVSFKVLLHRARKKLRQIYEKEEWDCEVKRTGTVISG, from the coding sequence ATGGCTCAGCGGGAGAGGAGGCGGCGTAAGACGAGCGGAAACGGAAGAGAACATGCGGAAGACCCTGAGTCAGAGGAAGCGAAGGATAATTCCGCTGAAGAAGAGGCTGTACTGGTCAGGTTCCGGGACGGAAGCCTGGAGGCCTTTGAGTGGCTGGTGTGTAAGTACCGGAAGCCGGCGGTACGTTTTGCGTACCACTTGACCGGAGATTATCATACGGCCGAGGATCTGGCGCAGGATTGTTTCGCATATCTGCTGGTGTATCCGGAAAAGTATGATCACCGTGCATCCTTCCAGACCTATCTGTTCACGATCCTGCGCAATAAAAGCATTGACTCCATCCGCAAGCGCAGCAGACAGCGTACCTTGACCGCGGAAGAGAGCTATAATCCGGAAAACCGCAGGACACAAAGTGGTAGTCCGGCAGACCGCGGCGGATTCGAGAGCTACGGCAGCGTACATACACAGGGAACAGACGATCCCGAGCGGCTGGCTATTATCCGTGAAGAAGACCTGGAATGGCGCAGAAGGCTGCACCAGATGAAGCCGGATTACGGCCAGGCGGTCTATCTGGTGGATGTGGGACAGATGTCTTATGAGCAGGCGGCAGCAGTAATGCGCCGCAATATGGTTAGCTTCAAGGTACTGCTGCACCGGGCGCGCAAGAAGCTTAGGCAGATTTACGAAAAGGAGGAGTGGGATTGTGAGGTCAAACGAACCGGAACAGTTATTTCTGGATGA
- a CDS encoding PAS domain S-box protein: protein MSDTLFKHLYLRSSIGYAVVSIDNGTVLMANPAFCGMFGYTEDELKGLRYLDIACPEDEHTVDHGLIMKYLLRSPGAAVDKEKRFVRKDGKIIWVALHIFLIFDESTGRPLQLIAEMTDITARKVAEKKIVDDHQLYKLITQNTPDMISFADPDGTLRYVSPSVEKLMGYSASEMIGRKRQEYYHEVDALEMTEQGKLYSDNDVFTRRARHKDGHYIWIESSFQVMRNSEGEVQQVLTIARDVTVRKKYEEMLASAQELGQMGSWEWNSVYAELTVSSQMRAIFEMGGSQGSHTRTDHQLLLDCVVKDDLGALREQLHHTLKSGTQGEATFRIRNGSGGCKVIYAHWEVILDAAGKVQQIRGIVQDVTERHRMEEQLRDSERNYRLISENSQDFISRNATDEQATFLYASPVCQQMFGYTPEEMVGTNGMDYIHPDDFACVKAYLDDSKQGLKLEPIVFRYLCKDGSYLWVETTLRHTETGTAGITEMIGVTRNISERKQYELKLLESENRYKSLFEYNPSAISAMDLQGCIQSLNASLQQLTGYSRETLLHSSYSEIIDADELAFVNNRFLAAAGGMAQTFETRIIRHDGQTVEVGMIYVPILLDSQVVGVFAITSDITERKRYLEQIEKLSYEHALILNSVSEGIFGINLQGETVFINPAASVMLGYAPGELASNIKLQTIAQTWMDGELYRGGRRTLAELLTTNLSYEREQEGVFWRQDGSSFLVKYRMTALYDNGERKGAVVVFRDITEEKAVVRAKESAEQADRAKSEFLAIMSHELRTPMNGIIGMADLLSGTELTEEQEYYTQIINKSSGALLHILNEVLDFSKIESGMMTLDLQPVDVRQVIQNVCELFYPRVKEKGLTLRSEADPEIPGLVITDEIRLRQILVNLIGNAVKFTEEGGIGISVKLESVREPGSIILRFTVTDTGIGIPQDSQSLLFQSFSQLHPSINRKYGGTGLGLAISKKLVELLDGAIGVDSTEGEGSEFYFTIEVMPSGEVAGPPLPLEILAVEEYKNGIFDMDYPEGRYGPLSILIAEDHPVNLHLLQKYLNKRGYTSDVALNGEQAVHAVLTRHYDLVFMDIQMPVLDGIEATGRIREAMGLSPVIIAVTAFARKEDKEMCLRAGMQDFISKPIRVEELDRVLREWSIKLRN from the coding sequence TTGTCTGACACACTTTTTAAGCATTTGTATTTACGGTCTTCCATAGGCTATGCGGTAGTATCCATTGATAATGGTACAGTGCTCATGGCCAACCCTGCCTTTTGCGGGATGTTTGGATATACAGAGGATGAACTTAAGGGTCTGCGTTATTTGGATATTGCCTGTCCGGAGGATGAGCATACCGTGGATCACGGCCTGATTATGAAATATTTGCTGCGCAGTCCCGGCGCGGCTGTAGATAAAGAGAAACGGTTTGTGCGCAAGGATGGGAAGATCATCTGGGTGGCGTTGCATATATTTTTGATTTTTGATGAATCGACAGGCAGGCCCTTGCAGCTGATTGCGGAGATGACGGATATCACCGCACGCAAGGTGGCGGAGAAGAAGATTGTGGATGATCATCAGCTCTATAAGCTGATTACGCAAAATACTCCGGACATGATCTCATTTGCCGATCCGGATGGTACCTTGCGATATGTTTCTCCCTCTGTTGAAAAACTGATGGGTTATTCCGCAAGTGAGATGATCGGCAGGAAAAGGCAGGAGTATTATCATGAAGTTGACGCGCTAGAGATGACCGAGCAGGGTAAGCTTTACTCGGACAACGATGTCTTTACCCGCCGGGCAAGGCATAAAGACGGCCATTATATTTGGATTGAAAGCTCGTTTCAGGTTATGCGGAACAGTGAAGGTGAAGTGCAGCAGGTACTGACCATTGCCCGTGATGTTACGGTGCGGAAGAAATACGAGGAGATGCTGGCGTCTGCGCAGGAGCTTGGGCAGATGGGTTCGTGGGAATGGAATTCGGTCTATGCGGAGTTGACGGTTTCCAGCCAGATGCGGGCTATTTTTGAAATGGGCGGTAGTCAGGGCAGTCATACCCGGACTGATCATCAGCTGCTCCTGGATTGTGTGGTGAAGGATGATCTGGGGGCGCTGCGTGAGCAGCTGCACCATACACTGAAGTCTGGCACCCAAGGTGAAGCCACCTTCAGAATCAGGAACGGCAGCGGCGGGTGTAAGGTGATCTATGCGCACTGGGAGGTTATCCTAGATGCGGCAGGCAAAGTTCAGCAGATCCGCGGCATTGTGCAGGATGTTACGGAACGCCACCGGATGGAGGAACAGCTTCGCGACAGCGAACGGAATTACCGCCTGATCTCGGAGAATTCACAGGACTTTATCTCACGTAATGCGACAGATGAACAGGCGACATTTCTGTATGCTTCTCCGGTTTGCCAGCAGATGTTCGGATATACCCCGGAAGAAATGGTCGGCACGAATGGGATGGATTATATCCATCCCGACGATTTTGCCTGTGTGAAGGCTTATCTGGACGACAGTAAGCAGGGCTTGAAGCTGGAACCCATCGTCTTCCGTTATCTGTGCAAGGACGGCTCGTATCTGTGGGTGGAGACTACGCTGCGGCATACGGAGACGGGAACCGCAGGAATTACAGAGATGATCGGAGTTACACGGAATATCTCAGAGCGCAAGCAATATGAACTGAAGCTGCTAGAAAGCGAGAACCGGTACAAGTCGCTGTTCGAATATAATCCGTCCGCAATCAGTGCAATGGATCTGCAGGGCTGCATCCAGTCGCTGAATGCCAGTCTGCAGCAGCTTACCGGTTATTCCCGTGAGACACTTCTGCATTCAAGCTACAGTGAGATTATTGATGCGGATGAGCTGGCATTTGTGAATAACCGATTTCTTGCCGCTGCCGGGGGGATGGCTCAGACTTTCGAGACCCGGATCATCCGACATGACGGGCAGACGGTTGAGGTTGGCATGATTTATGTGCCTATTCTGCTGGACAGCCAGGTGGTAGGCGTGTTTGCAATTACGAGCGATATCACCGAACGCAAACGGTATCTGGAACAGATTGAGAAGCTCAGTTATGAGCATGCGCTGATATTGAATTCGGTTTCGGAGGGGATCTTTGGTATCAATCTGCAGGGGGAGACAGTCTTTATTAATCCGGCGGCTTCCGTTATGCTGGGTTACGCTCCCGGTGAACTGGCCAGCAATATCAAGCTGCAGACGATCGCCCAGACCTGGATGGACGGGGAACTCTACCGCGGAGGGCGTCGAACGCTCGCAGAGCTGCTTACGACCAATCTCTCCTATGAGCGGGAGCAGGAAGGGGTTTTCTGGAGACAGGACGGTTCCAGCTTCCTCGTAAAATACCGCATGACGGCATTATACGACAACGGGGAACGTAAAGGTGCGGTAGTGGTATTCCGTGACATTACGGAGGAGAAAGCGGTTGTGCGTGCCAAGGAATCAGCAGAGCAGGCCGACCGGGCCAAATCAGAATTCCTGGCCATTATGAGCCACGAGCTGCGTACTCCGATGAATGGGATCATTGGCATGGCTGATCTGCTCTCGGGGACAGAGCTTACGGAGGAGCAGGAATACTACACGCAGATTATCAACAAAAGCAGCGGAGCACTGCTGCATATCCTGAATGAGGTGCTTGATTTCAGCAAGATTGAATCCGGTATGATGACGCTGGATCTGCAGCCGGTTGATGTCCGGCAAGTGATTCAGAATGTATGTGAACTCTTTTATCCGCGGGTCAAAGAGAAAGGTCTGACCCTGCGCAGCGAAGCAGACCCGGAGATTCCCGGGCTTGTAATAACGGACGAAATCCGGCTGCGGCAAATCCTGGTGAATCTGATCGGCAATGCGGTGAAATTCACGGAAGAAGGGGGAATCGGCATTTCAGTGAAGCTGGAATCTGTACGGGAACCCGGGTCAATCATTCTCAGATTCACGGTGACAGATACCGGCATTGGAATTCCGCAGGACAGCCAGAGCCTTTTGTTCCAGTCGTTCTCCCAGCTGCATCCTTCCATTAACCGCAAATACGGCGGAACCGGACTGGGGCTGGCCATAAGCAAGAAGCTGGTCGAGCTGCTGGATGGTGCGATCGGTGTGGACAGTACGGAAGGTGAGGGCTCGGAGTTCTATTTCACGATTGAGGTTATGCCGTCTGGTGAGGTTGCGGGGCCTCCGTTACCCCTGGAGATCCTTGCAGTTGAAGAATATAAGAACGGAATTTTTGATATGGATTATCCGGAGGGGCGATATGGTCCGTTGTCGATCCTTATTGCCGAGGATCATCCGGTGAATCTGCACCTGCTGCAGAAGTATTTGAATAAGCGCGGCTATACTTCGGATGTGGCCCTGAACGGGGAGCAGGCGGTTCATGCTGTGCTCACACGTCATTATGATCTAGTGTTTATGGATATTCAGATGCCGGTGCTGGATGGTATTGAGGCTACAGGGCGGATCCGCGAGGCGATGGGATTATCCCCGGTTATTATTGCGGTTACCGCCTTTGCCCGGAAGGAAGATAAGGAAATGTGCCTTCGAGCAGGGATGCAGGACTTCATCTCCAAGCCGATCCGTGTGGAAGAGCTGGACAGGGTTCTGCGGGAATGGTCGATTAAGCTCCGGAATTAG